DNA from Massilia antarctica:
TCGTGATCGTGCACGGCACAGATACGATGCCGGACACGGCCGCCGTGCTGGGCGCGGCCGCGCTCGGCAAGAGCATCGTATTGACTGGCGCAATGATTCCGTACGAGATTGCGAATTCGGATGGGCTGTTCAACCTCGGCTGCGCCACCGCCGCGGCGCAAATCTTGCCGCCGGGTGTGTACGTGGCAATGAACGGGCAAATTTTTACCTGGGATAACGTGACCAAGAACCGCGCGGCCGGGGTGTTCCAGCCACTGTGACACTGACGTGCGGACTGAGGGGCTGATTCGCTAAGGGCAGGCGGAATCCAAAGCATCGTTGCTAAGCGAGCGTGCCTTGGATTCCCGCCTGCGCGGGAAGTCTTTTCTGCCAATGGCAGGAAAGACGGTCTCGAATGTAGCGGCAAAAGCGAATGGAATGAGCCAGTGGCATCGGAGCCAGGTCGAGCCGCCGAGGTAGCCCATCCACGCACCGCTACGCCTTCGCTTCGCCGCCCAGCG
Protein-coding regions in this window:
- a CDS encoding asparaginase domain-containing protein, with protein sequence MSLRIIATGGTFDKHYDELTGKLGFAESHLPAVLARTRMTVPVALEQLPLLDSLDMQDADRARVLASCQAAPETAIVIVHGTDTMPDTAAVLGAAALGKSIVLTGAMIPYEIANSDGLFNLGCATAAAQILPPGVYVAMNGQIFTWDNVTKNRAAGVFQPL